A stretch of Lysobacter sp. K5869 DNA encodes these proteins:
- a CDS encoding aminotransferase class III-fold pyridoxal phosphate-dependent enzyme — translation MQTTVEDVSKKILSKQIGKQDAMRLFQSLDKESQSQVLAIVRRADGIAPSRGDKGAARPLKALDQRDLNDEHRAWIAALVEKYDRFVPKSKANVLEHQVHFVDQRRAFHLIKDLKKLHFQITYTKAEGAYVHDADGNKYIDISGDMGVNLFGHRAPFLIEAIKHSLDQGIPLVGYSDMIFRACQLFCEITGHERALFTQSGTEAVMFAVRIARAATGRKKIVLFDGAYHGLSDAVAATRDLAGNSFPLAPGILQEFADQIIVLDYGDMASLDTIERLAGEIATVLVEPVQSRHPYKKPVEFLKALRQLTIEKDIPLIFDEMITGFRVCHRGAQGLFGIQADMATYGKIPGGGLPTGVIAGAAKYMDLVDGGTWRFDDDSMPSSKRTGMAGTHSQNPLKIAAALAVLSEIKKRSAETAPDGTCACFQQGLNRKTTDLADTLNAFFREERLPVVIDTFGSLFRFRFVDSYWGVTEALFFILLRMQGVETNIQGNCFLTTAHSDADIEAVIAGVKASMSTLKASGFFREPDEEPTQDAAPPPEAAAVAPARPGNASPRNEMERLRALLTADLALAEESGDLT, via the coding sequence ATGCAGACGACCGTTGAAGACGTATCGAAGAAAATCCTGTCGAAGCAGATCGGCAAGCAGGACGCCATGCGCCTGTTCCAGTCGCTGGACAAGGAGTCGCAGTCGCAGGTGCTGGCGATCGTTCGCCGCGCGGACGGCATCGCACCGTCGCGGGGGGACAAGGGCGCCGCGCGGCCCTTGAAAGCGCTCGACCAGCGCGACCTCAATGACGAGCACCGTGCCTGGATCGCCGCGCTCGTCGAGAAGTACGACCGCTTCGTGCCGAAGTCCAAGGCCAATGTCCTCGAGCATCAGGTCCACTTCGTCGATCAGCGCCGCGCCTTCCACCTGATCAAGGATCTGAAGAAGCTCCACTTCCAGATCACGTATACGAAAGCCGAAGGCGCCTACGTCCACGACGCCGACGGCAACAAGTACATCGACATCTCCGGCGACATGGGCGTGAATCTGTTCGGGCACCGCGCGCCGTTCCTGATCGAGGCGATCAAGCACAGCCTGGACCAGGGCATCCCGCTGGTCGGCTATTCCGACATGATCTTCCGGGCCTGCCAGTTGTTCTGCGAGATCACCGGCCACGAACGCGCGCTGTTCACGCAGTCGGGTACCGAGGCGGTGATGTTCGCGGTGCGCATCGCGCGCGCGGCGACGGGCCGCAAGAAAATCGTGCTGTTCGACGGCGCCTATCACGGCTTGTCGGACGCGGTGGCAGCCACCCGGGATCTCGCTGGCAACAGCTTCCCGTTGGCGCCGGGCATTCTGCAGGAGTTCGCCGACCAGATCATCGTGTTGGACTACGGCGACATGGCCTCGCTCGATACCATCGAGCGACTCGCCGGCGAGATCGCCACTGTGCTGGTCGAGCCGGTGCAGTCCCGTCATCCGTACAAGAAGCCGGTCGAGTTCCTCAAGGCGCTGCGCCAGCTGACCATCGAGAAAGACATCCCGCTGATCTTCGACGAGATGATCACCGGCTTCCGGGTCTGCCATCGCGGCGCGCAGGGGCTGTTCGGCATCCAGGCGGACATGGCGACTTACGGCAAGATTCCCGGCGGCGGGCTGCCGACCGGGGTCATCGCCGGCGCGGCGAAGTACATGGATCTGGTCGACGGCGGCACCTGGCGCTTCGACGACGACAGCATGCCCAGTTCCAAGCGCACCGGCATGGCCGGCACGCATTCGCAGAACCCGCTGAAGATCGCCGCCGCGCTCGCGGTGCTGAGCGAAATCAAGAAGCGCAGCGCCGAGACGGCGCCCGACGGCACCTGCGCTTGCTTCCAGCAGGGGCTCAACCGGAAGACCACCGATCTCGCCGACACGCTCAATGCGTTCTTCCGCGAAGAGCGCCTGCCGGTGGTCATCGATACCTTCGGCTCGCTGTTCCGCTTCCGCTTCGTCGACAGCTACTGGGGCGTGACCGAAGCGTTGTTCTTCATCCTGCTGCGCATGCAAGGCGTGGAGACCAACATCCAGGGCAATTGCTTCCTGACCACCGCCCACAGCGACGCGGATATCGAAGCGGTGATCGCCGGCGTGAAGGCGAGCATGTCGACGCTGAAGGCCAGCGGCTTCTTCCGCGAACCCGATGAGGAACCGACGCAGGACGCCGCGCCGCCGCCCGAAGCCGCGGCGGTCGCGCCCGCGCGGCCCGGCAATGCGTCGCCGCGCAACGAAATGGAGCGACTGAGAGCGCTGCTTACCGCCGACCTCGCGTTGGCAGAAGAATCCGGGGACCTGACATGA